The following are encoded together in the Pseudomonas sediminis genome:
- a CDS encoding tetratricopeptide repeat protein encodes MQTEDEQIAQMKDWWDRNGKPLLAGGVLALVAVFGWQGWQKYQDNQAQSASVLYQQLLETALDPAGKPDAAKVAELAGKLDSEFGGSHYAQYGNLFVAKVAVEADRLDDAAAALQRVLDKPADATLGELARQRLARVLAAQDKTDDALKLLDAKVEDAFLASREELKGDLLVQLGRSDDAHAAYQKAKDALAEDAAVGGLQMKLDDLAKGDA; translated from the coding sequence ATGCAGACCGAAGACGAACAGATCGCACAAATGAAGGACTGGTGGGATCGTAACGGCAAGCCTTTGCTGGCCGGCGGCGTATTGGCGCTGGTAGCTGTATTCGGCTGGCAGGGCTGGCAGAAGTATCAGGACAATCAGGCGCAAAGCGCCTCCGTGCTTTATCAGCAGTTGCTGGAAACGGCACTGGACCCAGCCGGTAAGCCCGATGCTGCTAAAGTCGCCGAACTGGCCGGCAAGCTCGACAGTGAGTTTGGCGGTAGCCACTACGCCCAGTACGGCAACCTGTTCGTCGCCAAGGTCGCCGTCGAAGCCGACCGTCTCGACGATGCCGCTGCCGCGCTGCAGCGCGTGCTCGACAAGCCGGCCGACGCCACGCTCGGTGAGCTGGCGCGTCAGCGTCTGGCCCGTGTTCTGGCAGCCCAGGACAAGACTGACGATGCGTTGAAACTGCTCGATGCCAAGGTCGAGGACGCTTTCCTCGCCAGCCGCGAAGAACTCAAGGGCGATCTGCTGGTACAACTGGGTCGCAGCGATGACGCGCACGCCGCCTATCAGAAGGCCAAGGATGCGCTGGCCGAAGACGCCGCTGTTGGCGGTCTGCAGATGAAGCTGGACGACCTGGCAAAAGGGGATGCGTGA
- the hisS gene encoding histidine--tRNA ligase, with product MSKSLQAIRGMNDILPEQTPAWRYLESTLVSLLDGYGYKEIRLPIVEYTELFARGIGEGTDVVDKEMYTFLDRNEESLTLRPEGTAGCVRAVLEHGLSGGGQVQKLWYAGPMFRYEKPQKGRYRQFHQVGVEAFNLPGPDVDAELIVLTWRLWKKLGLSDAVTLQLNSLGSSEARAAYRDALVAYLQERFDQLDEDSQRRLTTNPLRILDSKNEATQAALVGAPTLGDYLDEESRLHFEGVKARLDAAGIRYQINHKLVRGLDYYNRTVFEWVTDKLGSQGTVCAGGRYDGLVSMLGGKATPGVGFAMGVERLVLLLETLQLLPADLNRAADVYICAFGEAAELAALALVERLRDELPGLRLLLNSGGGSFKSQFKKADKSGARYALILGDDELAGRVVGCKPLRDDSEQQSVAWDALAEHLAACQQA from the coding sequence TTGAGCAAGTCCCTGCAAGCCATTCGTGGCATGAACGATATCCTGCCGGAGCAGACGCCTGCCTGGCGCTACCTGGAAAGTACCCTGGTCAGCCTGCTCGATGGCTACGGCTACAAGGAAATCCGCCTGCCCATCGTCGAGTACACCGAGCTGTTCGCTCGCGGTATCGGTGAAGGCACCGACGTGGTCGACAAGGAGATGTACACCTTCCTTGATCGCAACGAAGAATCCCTGACTCTGCGTCCCGAAGGCACTGCCGGTTGCGTGCGTGCCGTGCTCGAACATGGTCTTTCCGGCGGCGGCCAGGTGCAGAAACTGTGGTACGCCGGCCCCATGTTCCGCTACGAGAAGCCGCAGAAAGGTCGCTATCGCCAGTTCCATCAGGTCGGCGTGGAAGCCTTCAACCTGCCGGGGCCGGACGTCGATGCCGAGCTGATCGTGCTCACCTGGCGTTTGTGGAAAAAGCTCGGTTTGTCTGATGCCGTGACCCTGCAGCTCAACAGCCTGGGTTCCAGCGAGGCGCGTGCGGCTTATCGCGACGCACTGGTAGCCTACTTGCAGGAGCGTTTCGATCAGCTCGATGAAGACAGCCAGCGTCGCCTGACCACCAATCCGCTGCGCATCCTCGACAGCAAGAACGAAGCGACCCAGGCCGCGCTGGTAGGCGCACCGACCTTGGGCGATTACCTCGATGAGGAATCGCGCCTGCACTTCGAGGGCGTCAAGGCGCGCCTGGATGCAGCCGGCATTCGCTACCAGATCAATCACAAACTGGTGCGCGGTCTGGATTACTACAATCGCACCGTGTTCGAGTGGGTCACCGACAAGCTCGGCTCCCAGGGCACTGTATGTGCTGGTGGCCGCTACGATGGCCTGGTTTCCATGTTGGGTGGCAAGGCTACGCCAGGCGTCGGTTTCGCCATGGGTGTCGAGCGTCTGGTGCTGCTGCTGGAGACCCTGCAGTTGCTACCGGCTGACCTCAATCGCGCCGCCGATGTTTACATCTGTGCCTTTGGCGAGGCTGCCGAGCTGGCTGCTCTGGCGCTGGTCGAGCGCCTGCGTGACGAATTGCCGGGACTGCGCCTGTTGCTCAACTCCGGTGGTGGCAGTTTCAAGAGCCAGTTCAAGAAGGCCGACAAGAGTGGCGCACGCTATGCGCTGATTCTGGGGGACGACGAATTGGCAGGGCGCGTGGTAGGTTGCAAACCGCTGCGTGACGACAGTGAACAACAAAGTGTTGCCTGGGATGCTCTGGCTGAGCATCTGGCTGCCTGCCAGCAGGCCTGA
- the bamB gene encoding outer membrane protein assembly factor BamB yields MRDVMRWKNAALLALAVLAVGCSSNSKKELPPAELTKFDAEVELRTEWSRSVGDGQGDTFNMLVPAIDGDVIYAADVEGLVMAMDRTSGKVIWRKKLEIPVSGAIGVGYGQVLLGTLKGEVIALDSSDGEEQWRSRVTSEVLAAPASNGDIVVVQTQDDRLIAFDASTGSQRWIVENTPAVLTLRGTGAPLVTNRLVVAGLSSGKVIAVDAQRGLPVWEQRIAIPQGRSELERVVDIDGGLLLSGGTVYAVSYQGRVAAMDLESGRVLWQREASSSVGVAQGFGNVYVSMANGTVEGIDERSASALWSNDSMARRQLSGPAVFSSYVAVGDYEGYLHLLSQVDGRFVGRTRIDSDGLRAQPLVVGDWLYVYGNSGKLVALTIK; encoded by the coding sequence ATGCGTGACGTGATGCGTTGGAAGAATGCCGCACTGCTGGCTCTGGCCGTTCTGGCCGTGGGTTGCAGCAGCAATAGCAAGAAGGAACTGCCGCCCGCCGAACTGACCAAGTTCGACGCCGAAGTCGAGCTGCGTACCGAGTGGAGCCGCTCCGTTGGTGATGGTCAGGGCGATACCTTCAACATGCTGGTGCCGGCCATCGACGGTGATGTGATATACGCCGCTGATGTCGAAGGTCTGGTCATGGCCATGGACCGCACCAGCGGCAAGGTCATCTGGCGCAAGAAGCTTGAAATCCCGGTATCCGGCGCCATCGGTGTAGGCTACGGCCAGGTATTGTTGGGTACCCTCAAGGGTGAAGTGATCGCCCTGGACTCCAGTGACGGTGAAGAACAATGGCGTTCGCGCGTGACCAGCGAAGTGCTGGCTGCGCCGGCTAGCAACGGCGATATCGTCGTGGTGCAGACCCAGGACGACCGTCTGATTGCCTTCGATGCCAGCACCGGCAGCCAGCGCTGGATCGTCGAGAACACCCCGGCCGTACTGACCCTGCGCGGCACTGGCGCTCCGCTGGTGACCAACCGCCTGGTGGTCGCCGGTCTGTCCAGCGGCAAGGTGATTGCGGTCGACGCCCAGCGCGGCCTGCCGGTCTGGGAGCAGCGTATCGCCATCCCGCAGGGTCGTTCCGAACTGGAGCGTGTTGTCGACATCGACGGCGGCCTGCTGTTGTCCGGCGGCACCGTCTACGCGGTGAGCTACCAGGGCCGTGTCGCGGCCATGGATCTGGAGTCCGGTCGCGTACTCTGGCAGCGCGAGGCATCCAGCTCGGTTGGCGTCGCTCAAGGTTTCGGTAACGTCTATGTCAGCATGGCCAACGGCACCGTCGAAGGTATCGACGAGCGCAGCGCTTCGGCCCTGTGGAGCAACGATTCGATGGCGCGTCGCCAGCTGTCGGGCCCGGCAGTGTTCTCGAGTTATGTCGCCGTGGGTGACTACGAAGGCTATCTGCACCTGCTGAGCCAGGTCGATGGTCGCTTCGTCGGCCGTACCCGCATCGACAGCGACGGCCTGCGTGCCCAGCCGTTGGTGGTGGGTGACTGGTTGTACGTCTACGGTAATAGCGGCAAGTTGGTGGCACTGACCATCAAGTAA
- a CDS encoding glutathione S-transferase family protein: MITLHHLNNSRSQRILWMLEEIGIDYQVKHYQRDPQTMLAPAELRQVHPLGKSPLITDGELTLAESGAIIEYLAERYGDWLLPAAGSAERLRCRYWLHYAEGSAMPPLLLKLVFDKLRSAPMPFFMKPIARGIANKVSQAFISPQLKLHFDYLEGQLSEHDWFAGDAFSAADIQLSFPLEAAAARGVLNNHPRLSDFLQRIHARPAYRRALEKGGAYDYAD, from the coding sequence ATGATCACTCTGCATCACCTGAACAACTCGCGCTCGCAACGCATCCTATGGATGCTCGAAGAGATTGGTATCGACTATCAGGTCAAGCATTACCAGCGCGACCCGCAGACCATGCTCGCCCCTGCCGAATTGCGCCAGGTGCATCCTCTGGGCAAGTCGCCGCTGATCACCGATGGCGAACTGACCCTTGCCGAGTCCGGCGCCATCATCGAATACCTGGCCGAGCGCTATGGCGATTGGTTACTGCCTGCCGCTGGCAGCGCGGAACGCTTGCGCTGCCGCTACTGGCTGCATTACGCCGAAGGATCGGCGATGCCGCCACTGCTGCTCAAGCTGGTGTTCGACAAGCTGCGCAGCGCGCCAATGCCGTTCTTCATGAAGCCAATCGCCCGCGGCATCGCGAACAAGGTCAGTCAGGCGTTCATCTCGCCGCAGTTGAAACTGCATTTCGACTACCTGGAGGGCCAACTGAGCGAGCACGACTGGTTCGCAGGCGATGCGTTCAGCGCTGCCGATATTCAGCTCAGTTTCCCACTTGAAGCAGCTGCCGCCCGTGGCGTACTCAACAACCACCCGCGCCTGAGCGATTTCCTGCAACGCATCCATGCCAGGCCAGCCTATCGCCGTGCCCTGGAAAAAGGCGGCGCCTACGACTACGCCGACTGA
- the ispG gene encoding flavodoxin-dependent (E)-4-hydroxy-3-methylbut-2-enyl-diphosphate synthase — MHCESPIKRRLSRKIWVGSVPVGGDAPITVQSMTNTDTNDVAATVAQIRRLEDAGADIVRVSVPDMDAAEAFGRIKQQVRVPLVADIHFDYQIALRVAELGVDCLRINPGNIGREDRVRAVVEAARDKGIPIRIGVNAGSLEKDLQKKYGEPTPEALVESALRHVEHLDRLNFPDFKVSVKASDVFMAVEAYRLLAKQIEQPLHLGITEAGGLRSGTVKSAVGLGMLLADGIGDTIRISLAADPVEEIKVGFDILKSLRLRSRGINFIACPSCSRQNFDVVKTMNELETRVEDLLVPLDVAVIGCVVNGPGEAKEAHIGLTGGSPNNLVYIDGKPASKLTNENLVDELEKLIRDKAAEKLAADAAVIVRG; from the coding sequence ATGCATTGCGAATCGCCGATCAAGCGCCGACTGTCGCGCAAGATCTGGGTTGGCTCGGTACCGGTGGGCGGCGATGCGCCGATCACCGTGCAGAGCATGACCAATACCGACACCAACGATGTGGCCGCTACCGTGGCACAGATCCGTCGCCTGGAAGATGCCGGCGCCGATATCGTGCGCGTTTCCGTGCCGGACATGGATGCGGCCGAAGCCTTCGGCCGGATCAAGCAGCAGGTACGTGTACCGCTGGTAGCCGACATCCACTTCGATTACCAGATCGCCCTGCGCGTGGCCGAGCTGGGCGTCGATTGCCTGCGGATCAACCCGGGCAACATCGGTCGCGAGGATCGCGTCAGGGCGGTGGTTGAGGCTGCCCGTGACAAAGGCATTCCGATTCGTATCGGCGTCAATGCCGGTTCGCTGGAAAAGGATCTGCAGAAGAAATATGGCGAGCCGACCCCGGAAGCTCTGGTGGAGTCGGCGCTGCGTCATGTCGAACACCTTGACCGCCTGAACTTCCCCGACTTCAAGGTCAGTGTGAAGGCCTCCGACGTCTTCATGGCTGTAGAAGCCTACCGCCTGCTGGCCAAGCAGATCGAGCAGCCGCTGCACCTGGGTATCACCGAAGCGGGTGGCCTGCGCTCCGGCACGGTCAAGTCGGCAGTCGGTCTGGGCATGCTGCTGGCCGACGGCATTGGCGATACCATCCGTATCTCTCTGGCTGCCGATCCGGTGGAGGAGATCAAGGTTGGTTTCGATATCCTCAAATCCCTGCGTCTGCGTTCTCGCGGTATCAACTTCATCGCCTGCCCGAGCTGTTCGCGGCAGAACTTCGATGTGGTCAAGACCATGAACGAGCTGGAAACGCGTGTCGAGGACCTGCTGGTGCCGCTGGACGTGGCCGTGATCGGCTGCGTGGTCAACGGGCCCGGCGAAGCCAAGGAGGCGCATATCGGCCTCACCGGCGGTAGCCCGAACAACTTGGTCTATATCGACGGCAAGCCCGCCTCGAAGCTGACCAACGAAAACCTGGTGGACGAGCTGGAAAAGCTCATCCGCGACAAGGCGGCCGAAAAGCTCGCCGCCGATGCGGCCGTGATCGTGCGCGGCTGA
- the leuA gene encoding 2-isopropylmalate synthase gives MTMLKDPSKKYRPFTQIQIPDRTWPDKIIDKAPIWLSTDLRDGNQSLIEPMDAEKKMRFFKCLVAVGLKEIEVGFPSASQTDFDFVRELIEGGHIPDDVTIQVLTQARDDLIERTFESLKGAKKAIVHYYNACAPSFRKIVFNQDKAGVKAIAVAAGTTIKRLADAAPETQWGFEYSPEVFSSTEIDFAVEVCNAVIGVFQPTPANKLILNLPATIECATPNNYADQIEWFGRHVDRRDSVLISVHTHNDRGTGVAASELAVMAGADRVEGCLFGNGERTGNVCLVTLALNLYTQGVDPELDFSDIDAVRKVVEDCNQIPVHPRHPYVGDLVHTAFSGSHQDAIRKGFAQQKDDALWEVPYLPIDPADIGRDYEAVIRVNSQSGKGGITFLLEQEYGISLPRRMQIEFSQVVQRETDRLGLEMTATQIYQLLETEYLQARSPYALKGHRLQEENGTSAVDVEVIEGSENHHWRGIGKGPLEALAAALPVAVEVMDYSEHAIGAGTNAKAAAYIELRVNGGRALHGIGIDENLTTASFRALFSALNRALSQAESQAA, from the coding sequence ATGACCATGCTCAAAGACCCGTCGAAGAAGTACCGCCCGTTCACTCAGATCCAGATTCCGGACCGTACCTGGCCGGACAAGATCATCGACAAGGCGCCGATCTGGCTGTCCACCGACCTGCGCGATGGCAACCAGTCGCTGATCGAGCCGATGGATGCCGAGAAGAAGATGCGCTTCTTCAAGTGCCTGGTGGCCGTGGGTCTGAAGGAAATCGAAGTGGGCTTCCCGTCCGCCTCGCAGACCGATTTCGACTTCGTGCGTGAGCTGATCGAAGGCGGCCACATTCCGGACGATGTGACCATCCAGGTGCTGACCCAGGCCCGTGACGACCTCATCGAGCGCACCTTCGAGTCGCTCAAAGGCGCCAAGAAGGCCATCGTCCACTACTACAACGCCTGCGCACCGAGCTTCCGCAAGATCGTCTTCAACCAGGACAAGGCCGGCGTCAAAGCTATCGCCGTGGCCGCTGGCACCACCATCAAGCGCCTGGCCGATGCCGCGCCGGAAACCCAGTGGGGCTTCGAGTATTCGCCGGAAGTGTTCAGCAGCACCGAAATCGACTTCGCCGTCGAGGTGTGCAACGCAGTGATCGGCGTGTTCCAGCCGACCCCGGCGAACAAGCTGATCCTCAACCTGCCCGCCACCATCGAGTGCGCCACGCCGAATAACTACGCCGACCAGATCGAGTGGTTCGGTCGTCACGTCGACCGCCGTGACAGCGTGCTGATCAGCGTACACACCCACAATGACCGTGGCACCGGCGTCGCCGCTTCCGAGCTGGCCGTCATGGCCGGCGCCGACCGCGTCGAAGGTTGCCTGTTCGGCAATGGCGAGCGCACCGGCAACGTCTGCCTGGTGACCCTGGCGCTGAACCTCTACACCCAGGGCGTCGACCCGGAGCTGGACTTCTCCGACATCGACGCCGTGCGCAAGGTGGTCGAGGACTGCAACCAGATTCCGGTGCACCCGCGCCACCCGTACGTCGGCGACCTGGTGCACACCGCCTTCTCCGGCTCGCACCAGGACGCCATCCGCAAGGGCTTCGCCCAGCAGAAGGACGATGCCCTGTGGGAAGTGCCGTACCTGCCTATCGATCCGGCCGACATCGGCCGTGACTACGAGGCGGTGATTCGTGTGAACAGCCAGTCCGGCAAAGGCGGCATCACCTTCCTGCTCGAGCAGGAATACGGCATCAGCCTGCCGCGTCGCATGCAGATCGAGTTCAGCCAGGTGGTGCAGCGTGAAACCGACCGCCTCGGCCTGGAAATGACTGCCACACAGATCTACCAATTGCTCGAGACCGAGTACCTGCAAGCGCGCAGCCCCTACGCCCTGAAAGGCCATCGCCTGCAGGAAGAAAACGGCACCAGCGCGGTGGATGTGGAAGTCATCGAAGGGAGTGAGAACCACCATTGGCGTGGCATCGGTAAAGGTCCACTGGAAGCGCTGGCTGCCGCGCTGCCGGTCGCCGTTGAAGTCATGGACTACAGCGAGCACGCCATCGGTGCCGGCACCAACGCCAAGGCGGCTGCCTACATCGAACTGCGCGTCAATGGCGGTCGTGCCCTGCACGGCATCGGCATCGACGAGAACCTGACCACCGCAAGCTTCCGCGCCCTGTTCAGCGCCTTGAACCGCGCCCTGAGCCAGGCCGAGTCGCAAGCGGCCTGA
- a CDS encoding pyridoxal phosphate-dependent aminotransferase, whose amino-acid sequence MLASKLPNVGTTIFTRMSQLAADVGAINLSQGFPDFDGPQALREAVARHVMEGRNQYSPMTGLPALRQQVAAKLARSYGVQRDADSEITITPGATEAIFCAVQALIHPGDEAIVLDPCYDSYEPSVELAGGRCVHVPLALPDFAVDWQRLADVITPRTRLIFLNSPHNPSGALLTRADLDKLAELIRGRNIHVISDEVYEHLIYDGQRHASVLAHDELYQRAFVVSSFGKTYHVTGWKTGYVVAPPALTAELRKIHQYVNFCGVTPLQFALADFMAAHPEHVEELPAFYQAKRDLFCDLLAGSRFTFTRAPGTYFQLADYSAIRPDLDDVAMAEWLTREHGVAAIPVSVFYQSAPQGMRLVRFCFAKREETLRQAAEKLSAV is encoded by the coding sequence ATGCTCGCCAGTAAACTGCCCAACGTCGGCACCACCATCTTCACGCGCATGTCCCAGCTCGCTGCCGATGTTGGCGCGATCAACCTGTCTCAGGGCTTTCCCGACTTCGATGGGCCGCAGGCACTGCGTGAGGCCGTGGCGCGGCACGTCATGGAAGGGCGCAACCAGTATTCGCCAATGACCGGCTTGCCCGCGCTACGTCAGCAGGTGGCGGCCAAGCTCGCCCGCAGCTATGGCGTGCAGCGCGATGCCGATAGCGAGATCACCATCACGCCTGGGGCCACCGAGGCGATCTTCTGCGCGGTGCAGGCGCTGATTCACCCGGGGGATGAAGCCATCGTGCTCGACCCTTGCTACGACAGTTACGAGCCGTCGGTGGAGCTGGCCGGTGGGCGTTGTGTGCATGTGCCGTTGGCATTGCCGGACTTCGCTGTCGATTGGCAGCGTCTGGCCGATGTGATCACTCCGCGCACCCGACTGATCTTCCTCAACTCCCCGCATAATCCCAGCGGTGCGCTGCTGACCCGCGCTGACCTGGATAAGCTGGCCGAGCTGATTCGTGGGCGCAATATCCATGTGATCAGCGACGAGGTCTACGAGCACCTGATCTATGACGGCCAGCGGCATGCCAGCGTGCTGGCCCACGACGAGCTGTATCAGCGCGCCTTCGTGGTCAGCTCCTTCGGCAAGACCTATCACGTCACCGGCTGGAAGACCGGCTACGTGGTGGCGCCACCGGCACTGACCGCCGAGCTGCGCAAGATCCACCAATACGTCAACTTTTGCGGGGTGACGCCGCTGCAGTTCGCGCTGGCTGACTTCATGGCCGCGCACCCCGAGCATGTCGAAGAACTGCCGGCCTTTTACCAGGCCAAGCGCGACCTGTTCTGCGACCTGCTGGCTGGCTCGCGCTTCACCTTCACCCGCGCGCCGGGCACCTATTTCCAACTGGCCGACTATTCGGCGATTCGCCCTGATCTGGATGACGTGGCCATGGCCGAGTGGCTGACCCGCGAGCATGGTGTGGCGGCTATTCCGGTGTCGGTGTTCTATCAGTCGGCACCTCAGGGTATGCGCCTGGTGCGTTTCTGCTTCGCCAAGCGTGAGGAAACCCTGCGCCAGGCGGCAGAGAAGCTCAGCGCGGTATGA
- a CDS encoding amidohydrolase gives MSNKPDLELALIQTTLAWHDPAANREHFQTLLEQARGADLVILPEMFTTGFSMESAELAEPGDGPSSIWLSEQAQRIGAVICGSLIIQAADGSYRNRLLWARPDGSFAYYDKRHLFRMAGEHKHYSAGNQQVVFDLKGWRVRPLICYDLRFPVWSRDAGGTDLLLYTANWPGARRQHWNRLLPARAIENLCYVAAVNRVGEDGKGHGYTGDSQVLDFQGEALLTAGEGDGVFRTRLSHDALSTYRERFPAHLDADAFTFN, from the coding sequence ATGAGCAACAAACCCGATCTCGAACTGGCGCTGATCCAGACCACGTTGGCCTGGCACGATCCGGCCGCCAACCGCGAGCACTTCCAGACCTTGCTGGAACAGGCCCGTGGCGCTGACCTGGTGATCCTGCCGGAGATGTTCACCACCGGTTTTTCCATGGAGTCGGCCGAATTGGCTGAGCCTGGGGATGGACCCAGCAGCATCTGGCTAAGCGAGCAGGCGCAGCGTATCGGCGCGGTGATCTGCGGCAGTCTGATCATTCAGGCCGCTGACGGCAGCTACCGTAATCGCCTGCTTTGGGCGCGCCCGGATGGCTCTTTCGCGTATTACGACAAACGCCACCTGTTCCGCATGGCCGGTGAGCACAAGCATTACAGCGCTGGCAATCAGCAGGTGGTGTTCGACCTCAAGGGCTGGCGCGTGCGCCCGTTGATCTGCTACGACCTGCGCTTCCCCGTCTGGAGCCGTGACGCCGGCGGTACCGATCTGCTGCTGTATACCGCCAACTGGCCGGGCGCGCGTCGTCAACACTGGAACCGCCTGCTGCCGGCGCGAGCCATCGAGAACCTGTGCTATGTCGCGGCTGTGAACCGCGTCGGCGAGGACGGCAAGGGTCACGGTTATACTGGCGATTCTCAGGTGCTGGATTTCCAGGGCGAGGCGCTGCTGACGGCAGGCGAGGGCGATGGCGTGTTCCGCACTCGGCTGTCGCATGACGCTCTGAGTACCTATCGCGAGCGCTTCCCGGCGCACCTGGACGCGGACGCTTTCACATTCAACTGA
- the der gene encoding ribosome biogenesis GTPase Der, with translation MVPVIALVGRPNVGKSTLFNRLTRSRDAIVGDLSGLTRDRQYGEAKWQGRTYIVIDTGGISGDEEGIDAKMAEQSLQAIEEADAVLFLVDARAGMTASDQMIGEHLRRRNKQSFLVVNKVDNLDVDLARAEFSPMGLGEPLAIAGAHGRGITQMLEVVLGAFPKDAGEPEEGAEDEEVLEGQEAKRIPGPSEKDGIKLAIIGRPNVGKSTLVNRMLGEERVIVYDQAGTTRDSIYIPFERDDEKYTLIDTAGVRRRGKIFEAVEKFSVVKTLQAIQDSNVVVFVMDAREGVVDHDLNLLGFVLESGRALVIALNKWDGMDQGQKDYVKTELERRLFFVDFADIHFISALHGTGVGHLYKSVQASFKSAITRWPTSRLTQILEDAVSDHAPPLVNGRRIKLRYAHLGGANPPLIVIHGNQVDAVPRAYTRYLENTFRRVLKLVGTPIRIEYKGGENPYEGNKNKLTDRQVNKKRRLMSHHKKAEKKRKDKRK, from the coding sequence ATGGTTCCCGTAATTGCCCTGGTGGGCCGGCCGAATGTCGGCAAGTCCACGCTCTTCAACCGCCTGACCCGCAGCCGCGACGCTATCGTCGGCGACCTGTCCGGTCTGACCCGCGACCGCCAGTATGGCGAGGCGAAGTGGCAGGGGCGCACCTATATCGTGATCGACACCGGTGGTATTTCCGGTGACGAGGAAGGCATCGACGCGAAGATGGCCGAGCAGTCGCTGCAGGCCATCGAAGAGGCCGATGCCGTGCTGTTCCTGGTGGACGCGCGCGCTGGCATGACCGCCTCCGACCAGATGATCGGCGAGCACCTGCGCCGTCGTAACAAGCAGAGCTTCCTCGTGGTGAACAAGGTCGACAACCTCGATGTCGACCTGGCTCGCGCCGAATTCAGCCCCATGGGCCTGGGTGAACCACTGGCGATTGCCGGTGCTCACGGCCGCGGTATCACCCAGATGCTGGAAGTGGTTCTCGGCGCGTTCCCCAAGGACGCCGGCGAGCCGGAGGAGGGTGCCGAAGACGAGGAGGTGCTGGAAGGCCAGGAGGCCAAGCGCATTCCCGGCCCGAGCGAGAAGGACGGCATCAAGCTGGCCATCATCGGTCGCCCCAACGTCGGCAAGTCCACCCTGGTCAACCGCATGCTCGGTGAAGAGCGGGTCATCGTCTATGACCAGGCGGGAACCACGCGCGACAGCATCTACATTCCGTTCGAGCGCGACGACGAGAAGTACACGCTGATCGACACTGCCGGCGTGCGCCGTCGCGGCAAGATCTTCGAGGCTGTGGAGAAATTCTCCGTGGTCAAGACGCTGCAGGCCATTCAGGACTCCAACGTCGTGGTGTTCGTCATGGACGCCCGCGAAGGTGTGGTCGACCACGACCTCAACCTGCTCGGCTTCGTGCTGGAAAGCGGCCGCGCTCTGGTCATTGCCCTGAACAAATGGGACGGCATGGACCAGGGGCAGAAGGATTATGTGAAGACCGAGCTGGAGCGCCGGCTGTTCTTCGTCGACTTCGCCGATATCCACTTCATTTCCGCCCTGCACGGCACTGGCGTGGGCCATCTGTACAAGTCGGTGCAGGCCTCGTTCAAGTCGGCGATCACCCGTTGGCCGACCAGCCGCCTGACGCAGATTCTCGAAGATGCCGTCAGCGACCACGCGCCGCCTCTGGTCAACGGTCGCCGCATCAAGCTGCGCTATGCCCACCTGGGCGGTGCCAACCCGCCGCTGATCGTAATCCACGGTAACCAGGTCGACGCCGTGCCGCGCGCCTACACCCGTTACCTGGAAAACACCTTCCGCCGTGTGCTGAAGCTGGTCGGTACGCCGATTCGCATCGAGTACAAGGGCGGTGAAAACCCCTACGAGGGCAACAAGAACAAGCTCACCGACCGTCAGGTGAACAAGAAGCGCCGCCTGATGAGCCACCACAAGAAGGCCGAGAAAAAGCGCAAGGACAAGCGCAAGTAA